A genomic stretch from Synergistaceae bacterium includes:
- the fliE gene encoding flagellar hook-basal body complex protein FliE encodes MAESTGLKRGLGLTFEDLLESSIKNVNDLQQDSDKMVNRLATGDVDDISEVVLSAQRAEFALRLITEVRNKLVDAYQQLGRMSV; translated from the coding sequence GTGGCGGAGTCAACCGGCTTGAAGCGCGGACTCGGCCTCACATTCGAAGACCTCCTGGAGAGTTCCATAAAAAACGTGAACGACCTTCAGCAGGATTCGGACAAGATGGTCAACAGACTGGCGACCGGCGATGTGGACGATATTTCAGAGGTCGTACTGTCGGCCCAGCGTGCCGAGTTTGCCCTGCGCCTGATCACCGAAGTGCGCAACAAGCTCGTGGACGCGTACCAACAGCTCGGGCGCATGTCGGTTTAG